The following proteins are encoded in a genomic region of Fibrobacter sp.:
- the pta gene encoding phosphate acetyltransferase gives MNRVYLVAAADMAAKVKEACDAVAAAGLKAATYKPSVNGEAAVAMLKSGESAVLMEKIAADFIAQNFDAVDVVVVEGAQGMSAAAAYKYNDKLATALDAKIFCGDDDADLYCPNRIMHCPKCIARNLAEPAAERKTSQAMFRAGLLQKASKSVKRIVLPEGSEPRTVQAAALAVERGIAVPVLIGKKSEIEAVAKEKGVKLPANIEIIEPSAELAEKYVPTLVELRKAKGMTEEAARAALADNVMLGTMMLKMGEVDGLVSGAIHSTADTLRPALQIIKTAPGVKSVSSVFFMCLPGQTYVYGDCAINLNPTAEELAGIALQCDDTAKAFGLPSRVAMLSYSTINSGKGPDADLVKEATAIAKAARPDMALDGPLQYDAATTPSVGSLKAPGSAVAGKATVFVFPDLSAGNIGYKAVQRSAQGTIAIGPMLQGLAKPVNDLSRGALVEDIVYTIALTAVQAQA, from the coding sequence ATGAATCGCGTATATCTCGTTGCCGCTGCCGATATGGCTGCCAAGGTCAAGGAAGCATGCGACGCTGTTGCCGCTGCAGGTCTCAAGGCCGCTACCTACAAGCCGTCCGTTAATGGCGAAGCTGCCGTTGCAATGCTGAAGTCCGGCGAAAGTGCCGTTCTCATGGAAAAGATCGCTGCTGACTTTATCGCCCAGAATTTTGACGCCGTGGACGTTGTTGTGGTTGAAGGTGCCCAGGGCATGAGCGCTGCTGCCGCTTACAAGTACAACGATAAGCTGGCTACCGCTCTCGACGCAAAGATTTTCTGCGGTGACGATGACGCAGATTTGTACTGCCCCAACCGCATTATGCATTGCCCCAAGTGCATTGCCCGCAACCTTGCTGAACCCGCTGCTGAACGCAAGACCTCTCAGGCTATGTTCCGCGCAGGTCTTCTCCAGAAGGCTTCCAAGTCCGTGAAGCGCATCGTTCTTCCGGAAGGTTCCGAACCCCGTACCGTCCAGGCAGCAGCTCTCGCTGTTGAACGCGGCATCGCAGTGCCGGTTCTCATCGGTAAGAAGTCTGAAATCGAAGCTGTCGCCAAGGAAAAGGGCGTTAAGCTTCCGGCTAACATTGAAATTATCGAACCCAGCGCAGAACTTGCTGAAAAGTATGTTCCCACTCTCGTTGAACTCCGTAAGGCCAAGGGCATGACTGAAGAAGCTGCCCGCGCCGCTCTCGCTGACAACGTGATGCTGGGTACCATGATGCTTAAGATGGGTGAAGTGGACGGCCTCGTTTCTGGCGCCATCCATTCTACCGCTGATACTCTCCGCCCGGCCCTCCAGATCATCAAGACTGCCCCGGGTGTCAAGTCCGTGAGCTCCGTGTTCTTCATGTGCCTGCCGGGCCAGACTTATGTGTACGGCGACTGCGCCATCAATCTGAACCCCACCGCAGAAGAACTTGCCGGTATCGCTCTCCAGTGCGACGACACTGCGAAGGCCTTCGGCCTCCCCAGCCGCGTGGCAATGCTCTCCTACAGCACCATCAATTCCGGCAAGGGTCCGGACGCGGACCTCGTTAAGGAAGCTACCGCAATCGCTAAGGCTGCTCGCCCCGACATGGCTCTCGATGGCCCGCTGCAGTATGATGCTGCAACCACTCCCAGCGTTGGCTCCCTCAAGGCTCCGGGCTCCGCAGTGGCTGGCAAGGCTACTGTATTCGTGTTCCCGGATCTTTCTGCCGGTAACATCGGTTACAAGGCTGTGCAGCGATCCGCTCAGGGCACCATCGCAATCGGCCCCATGCTCCAGGGCTTGGCAAAGCCGGTGAACGATTTGAGCCGTGGCGCCTTGGTGGAAGACATCGTCTACACCATCGCTCTCACTGCAGTTCAGGCACAGGCATAA
- a CDS encoding fibro-slime domain-containing protein, which produces MRFGNLIRGLACGLALFVISANAQTVAKAHVVYDGKGLYYADNEENFKFKPLEQKRDGSYLIEFNEERLKPSAIDARRLRFGLDCTENKSTCGTYLYKDDSDLPSLKELFPDYVYQGEDQPVYDIWIKVTADGVEILPGIPEEFVVPDSVTKTIMLYPSWTNTSAIMSMDGEEYKMIAADTNYCGWFGKTVTIVPKDAYVSFKQTIGDMYIGNDGISRKPIEIQDEIPLDSILSIGSDTIWVLAKFGFPELLSEYPEGEKGECAKKKLPVMMFDWLHGAGSDEENAKAQAGTTSQDFGTGGCKGGNSAYDARKGMVEEKLGPNGVPVRAAHFPKECEITDHLDNWFLPEVVAKDAAGNEYTNVTCRDLELVLDTAGFWLGQKDLESPEHGMFLLDDFKYLDEANTVPNPYYDQLSGTAYDKNGNEIKLENHNYGFTMKVQAQFEYVPGQKFEFFGDDDVWVFINNKLVVDIGGQHHRVNGKVNLDTIGHNTGDTLVPGKTYPFHIFYAERHKVESNFRMRTSIDLRSDASILLQNLSDDPELIKKEVWQKVNERKLACDFSSSPETQKTERGPSNFILFGKSLPKSGVQLKTLDSLYYKGIKVQNDFTVLSIDLAAIARAQSLPPGTYYVRISLKENPEEYKDVYFTIDPYALPNLAFASVKDSSYKIIDFDTKDTINYTQFWQPFGDEISRNVSSDTLPINLDKTEKMWAGRSYPVNIMYAEDWATMYSGIAVKISASTPALVPCDSMGNPIDEVALMDGHAKFFIKATDEVVNGVLTISSEGSTNKSVDWTKINIAVPPVPQVEVAYIYDRSGDGRADSIWIHFDKPLGGNSVLDSLKFIFGAAYKTPYVAKYNEGDSVAVVYTEEGTNFGTAIYTGGATKPYTGKLDIWYTYTDPDSKKKMIFPVEGALTDRVGPVIVAAEVVYMTDGNTVLNLSFSEGISGENANTELFRFHCWNADILDSNVKQASDIGTTPANQWKLVFPKGADTDIVPAVGDSVRFVPPPMGEAIDLLGIQPHTDNPFVRITGEQKITVSSPSIVELDPASPSFDSARVIVSSPNATVPKFIESDKPLTVDQVANKYGVQGHYLSDLDMGTLVENEIAEIVKAVQSTPSYIDKKAASDAGVSQTYTIEQIITMVQSGEMSIEQAKKRFGLDATIVNAYKNGLLTAQNVHNYANGSEAQIEAIVDSVANHTEMYYKAIYYSSLGQYVNDDTGVIRCSDKVFSDTENKTCRGSKGRFYLAWNMRSANGGLAATGVYIARLELIVRVNGRILTDRTRDFLWGVRRGKVKAMDFGL; this is translated from the coding sequence ATGAGGTTTGGAAACCTAATCCGGGGCTTGGCTTGTGGCCTAGCTCTGTTTGTCATTTCTGCGAACGCGCAAACCGTGGCAAAGGCCCACGTTGTATACGATGGGAAGGGTCTTTACTACGCTGATAACGAAGAGAACTTTAAGTTTAAGCCTCTTGAACAGAAAAGAGACGGTTCTTATCTTATTGAATTCAATGAAGAACGTTTGAAACCGTCTGCTATTGACGCACGTCGCCTGCGTTTCGGTCTGGATTGTACCGAAAACAAGAGCACCTGCGGCACCTACCTGTACAAGGACGATTCCGACCTTCCCTCCTTGAAGGAACTTTTCCCGGATTACGTTTACCAGGGAGAAGACCAGCCCGTTTACGATATTTGGATCAAGGTCACTGCCGACGGCGTTGAAATTTTGCCCGGCATTCCCGAAGAATTCGTGGTTCCTGATTCTGTAACCAAGACAATTATGCTTTACCCCTCCTGGACAAACACTTCCGCAATCATGTCCATGGATGGCGAAGAATACAAGATGATCGCCGCAGACACCAATTACTGCGGCTGGTTCGGAAAGACTGTTACGATCGTCCCCAAGGATGCTTATGTCTCCTTTAAGCAGACCATCGGCGATATGTACATCGGTAACGACGGTATTTCCCGCAAGCCCATTGAAATCCAGGACGAAATCCCGTTAGACTCCATCCTCTCCATTGGATCCGACACCATCTGGGTTTTGGCAAAGTTTGGTTTCCCGGAACTCCTCAGCGAATACCCGGAAGGCGAAAAGGGCGAATGCGCCAAGAAGAAGCTTCCCGTGATGATGTTTGACTGGCTCCATGGTGCAGGCTCCGATGAAGAAAACGCTAAGGCACAAGCAGGTACGACAAGCCAGGACTTCGGTACCGGCGGATGTAAGGGTGGCAACAGCGCCTACGACGCCCGCAAGGGAATGGTTGAAGAAAAGCTCGGCCCCAACGGAGTCCCCGTACGTGCAGCACACTTCCCGAAGGAATGTGAAATTACCGACCATCTTGACAACTGGTTCCTCCCTGAAGTTGTAGCAAAGGACGCTGCTGGCAACGAATACACCAACGTCACTTGCCGTGACCTTGAACTTGTTCTGGATACCGCAGGATTCTGGCTCGGCCAAAAAGACTTGGAAAGCCCTGAACACGGCATGTTCCTGTTGGACGATTTCAAGTATCTTGACGAAGCCAATACCGTTCCGAATCCGTACTACGACCAGCTCAGCGGAACCGCCTACGACAAGAACGGCAACGAAATCAAGTTGGAAAATCACAACTATGGTTTCACCATGAAGGTCCAGGCACAGTTCGAATATGTTCCTGGCCAGAAATTCGAATTCTTCGGTGACGACGACGTTTGGGTGTTCATCAACAACAAGCTCGTCGTAGACATCGGAGGTCAGCACCATCGTGTAAACGGCAAGGTAAATCTGGATACCATCGGCCATAACACTGGCGACACTCTGGTACCGGGCAAGACCTATCCGTTCCATATTTTCTACGCAGAACGTCACAAGGTTGAATCCAACTTCCGTATGCGCACGTCCATCGACCTGCGCTCCGACGCAAGCATTCTCCTCCAGAATCTTTCCGACGACCCGGAACTCATCAAGAAGGAAGTCTGGCAGAAGGTCAACGAACGTAAGCTGGCTTGCGACTTCTCCAGCAGCCCGGAAACTCAGAAGACCGAACGTGGTCCTTCCAACTTTATCCTTTTCGGCAAGAGCCTGCCCAAAAGCGGCGTACAGCTGAAGACTCTCGACTCCCTCTACTACAAGGGCATCAAGGTCCAGAACGACTTTACCGTCCTCTCCATCGATCTTGCTGCAATCGCCCGCGCACAAAGCCTGCCGCCGGGAACCTATTATGTACGCATCTCCCTGAAGGAAAATCCGGAAGAATACAAGGATGTCTACTTCACTATCGATCCGTATGCATTGCCGAACCTGGCGTTCGCAAGCGTGAAGGATTCCTCCTACAAGATTATTGACTTCGATACCAAGGACACCATCAACTATACACAGTTCTGGCAGCCCTTCGGCGACGAAATCAGCCGTAACGTCAGCAGCGATACCCTTCCCATTAATCTGGACAAAACCGAAAAGATGTGGGCCGGTCGCTCCTACCCGGTGAACATCATGTACGCCGAAGATTGGGCAACCATGTATAGCGGCATCGCAGTAAAGATTTCCGCTTCTACTCCGGCTCTTGTTCCCTGCGACTCCATGGGCAACCCCATTGACGAAGTCGCCCTCATGGACGGCCACGCAAAGTTCTTCATCAAGGCAACAGACGAAGTGGTCAATGGTGTTCTGACTATCAGTAGCGAAGGCTCCACCAACAAGTCTGTGGACTGGACCAAGATCAACATCGCCGTACCGCCGGTTCCCCAGGTTGAAGTCGCCTACATCTACGACCGCTCTGGTGACGGACGCGCCGACAGTATCTGGATCCACTTCGACAAGCCCCTCGGAGGCAATAGCGTTCTGGATTCCCTGAAGTTCATCTTCGGCGCCGCCTACAAGACTCCCTATGTGGCTAAGTACAACGAAGGCGACAGCGTAGCCGTGGTCTACACGGAAGAGGGCACAAACTTCGGTACCGCCATCTATACCGGCGGCGCAACCAAGCCCTACACCGGCAAGCTGGATATCTGGTACACTTACACGGATCCTGATAGCAAGAAGAAGATGATCTTCCCCGTGGAAGGCGCCCTTACGGATAGAGTCGGCCCAGTCATCGTGGCTGCAGAAGTCGTCTACATGACCGATGGCAACACTGTCCTCAACTTGTCCTTCAGCGAAGGCATCTCCGGCGAAAATGCAAATACCGAGCTCTTCCGCTTCCACTGCTGGAATGCAGACATCCTGGACTCCAACGTAAAGCAGGCAAGCGATATCGGTACCACTCCGGCAAACCAGTGGAAGCTGGTATTCCCCAAGGGTGCCGACACCGACATCGTTCCCGCTGTAGGCGACTCCGTTCGTTTCGTCCCGCCGCCAATGGGTGAAGCAATCGACCTCCTCGGCATCCAGCCTCACACTGACAATCCTTTCGTACGCATCACTGGTGAACAGAAGATTACCGTTTCCAGCCCGTCTATCGTCGAACTGGATCCTGCATCGCCCTCCTTCGACAGCGCACGCGTTATCGTAAGCAGCCCCAACGCAACAGTACCGAAGTTCATCGAAAGCGACAAACCGCTCACTGTTGACCAAGTTGCAAATAAGTACGGTGTACAGGGTCACTACCTCAGCGACCTCGACATGGGTACTCTCGTGGAAAACGAGATCGCAGAAATCGTGAAGGCCGTACAGTCTACACCGAGCTACATTGATAAGAAGGCAGCCTCCGACGCAGGCGTTTCCCAGACTTACACCATTGAGCAGATCATCACCATGGTGCAAAGCGGTGAAATGAGCATCGAGCAGGCAAAGAAACGCTTCGGCCTCGACGCCACCATCGTCAACGCCTACAAGAACGGTCTGCTCACTGCACAGAACGTACACAACTACGCCAACGGAAGCGAAGCCCAGATCGAAGCAATCGTTGACTCCGTAGCAAACCACACGGAAATGTACTACAAGGCTATCTACTACAGCAGCCTTGGTCAGTACGTCAACGACGACACCGGCGTCATCCGCTGTAGCGACAAGGTATTCTCCGATACCGAAAACAAGACCTGCCGCGGTAGCAAGGGCCGTTTCTACCTGGCATGGAACATGCGCTCCGCAAATGGCGGCCTCGCTGCCACCGGAGTCTACATCGCACGTCTAGAATTGATAGTCCGCGTCAACGGCAGAATCCTTACCGACAGAACCCGAGACTTCCTCTGGGGCGTCCGTCGCGGCAAGGTCAAAGCCATGGATTTCGGCCTGTAG
- a CDS encoding fibro-slime domain-containing protein: MRCYNVLKGLTLVLAFCASFAMAQGGNGGPGGNKNNSYTFTVNYDGGSPYYRDAQNNCKIIGQKNGVYTLTINGNEGTTVALFSDNKCQTSIYNKKISEIVAAGQTTAQITIQAGNKPTSSSAMEPAKPASSSSIKWPTPVSSSSKKGGQQPGGAQQPSGKTVIRFLTPWTNTSAILFVNGETSATMTKVKNYCGWFETSLNAPSTGLNVYFKQTIGLNYVGAEGMVNKEPTSASFISLDSIAALTDTIWIQGYKNDVPALFAKYPGVLGECPLKKFPVTVFDWLHGDKGDGANGNGASTNGVSADFGSGGCGGSNAKDDKGNGYMRGMVEPKLGANGVPVPATNFPADCKLTTHLDKWFLPEVITTKNGTDYTNMTCRDLYISMDDEGFWLAEVSSDKISEGNEKNKGGMFLVDDFQFLDEAQTIKNPYYDRLNGSGGYHNFGFAVKIQATFEYVPGQYFDFYGDDDVWVFIDNRLAVDIGGQHRQVAGAVDLDTMGLKVGETYNFHIFYVERHVSSSNFRMRTSIDLQVDASIFVTSDRKGSSTNYDIWQINKKNKLSCGYDPSNTEVDTTGGASTFRLTGGNLEEPEILGIGTHYEGLKITSDSTFSIDSAAIVDNAALAPGHYYLEISLKSDPSQTTIIEITIPSYPLPSVAFADEKWKVLGKEISGNQATIGSWAYEIYPVNVTFYEDQATVNDYNRKITVSASSPLIDIIDADGNPIAKVTLNDKAQATFYIRANGEVTNATITAKGTAAAASFWKNLSFKEPPIPRITLAKIYDRNGDGRGDSLYAKFDKSFDDSNILDSIQFTFGETFSVISSKNIKKVSGSEIIVVTEGACDTSSACGFGSRQFTGGESSTPYTGNISTWVTYKENGNSHKLKTTNDPVEDGIGPIIVKATKETLRDGNRKVTITVSEAITDDSRKEFYKQMFEYICFRSGENKQPEDPVQQGGSGKTITIVFSPSTLDAVFPTDGDQIRFVPGKYAEDFNGNVPHKNNPWVTIIGDQELTNQSPGLIAVGEDPYGIIANDEPTQPIVITDTKKDAQQIGDSLGVQGNLIDFDISKIMAEQTTKDVAKLDAYIAKITGASSADTTYEVSEKTEEEATQQLFSDIMTGDLSAGLSVEVIEAIQKGEITKDNYSSKIKGEDLEIVKELIQASIENSRDSTAIITPATVTGYDDIFQQIASGAITEKELKKAGISETLIQAIKDGVLTSSNIESYRSGEESLISENAVVLQYQTRYYDHLGSYVGGKAGTIKCTDDIYGTGGCLNSKGKLFLAWNMRDQNGRLAATGVYIARLEVKVKVNGKTTIEQTRDKLWGVRRGKTNNLTLDF; this comes from the coding sequence ATGCGGTGTTATAATGTTTTAAAGGGTTTGACCCTTGTTCTCGCTTTTTGCGCTTCTTTTGCAATGGCCCAGGGCGGTAATGGCGGCCCCGGAGGAAACAAAAACAATAGCTATACGTTTACTGTCAACTATGATGGTGGATCCCCCTATTACAGGGATGCCCAGAACAATTGCAAAATCATTGGCCAGAAAAACGGAGTCTACACTTTAACCATAAACGGCAACGAAGGCACAACCGTCGCGTTGTTCAGTGATAACAAGTGCCAGACGTCCATCTACAATAAAAAAATCAGCGAAATTGTCGCAGCTGGTCAAACCACGGCGCAAATTACAATTCAAGCAGGAAACAAGCCTACTTCCTCATCCGCCATGGAACCGGCAAAACCCGCCTCCTCCTCTTCCATCAAATGGCCCACACCGGTAAGTAGCTCCTCCAAGAAGGGAGGCCAGCAACCCGGCGGCGCACAGCAGCCTTCCGGCAAGACTGTCATCCGCTTCCTCACTCCCTGGACAAATACTTCCGCAATCCTTTTCGTGAATGGCGAAACCTCTGCCACCATGACCAAGGTCAAGAACTACTGCGGTTGGTTCGAAACCAGCCTTAACGCACCTTCAACAGGTCTCAACGTCTACTTCAAGCAGACCATCGGCTTGAACTATGTGGGCGCCGAAGGCATGGTCAACAAGGAACCTACCTCAGCAAGCTTCATCAGCCTCGACTCCATCGCAGCCCTCACCGACACCATCTGGATTCAGGGTTATAAGAACGATGTCCCCGCACTCTTCGCAAAGTATCCTGGCGTTCTGGGCGAATGCCCCCTCAAGAAGTTCCCTGTAACCGTCTTCGACTGGCTCCATGGCGACAAGGGCGACGGTGCAAACGGCAATGGTGCATCCACTAACGGTGTCAGCGCAGACTTCGGTTCTGGCGGATGCGGCGGCAGCAATGCCAAGGACGACAAGGGTAACGGCTACATGAGAGGCATGGTGGAACCCAAGCTTGGCGCAAACGGAGTTCCTGTTCCTGCAACGAACTTCCCCGCCGATTGTAAGCTTACCACCCATCTCGACAAATGGTTCCTGCCGGAAGTAATCACCACCAAGAACGGCACCGATTACACCAACATGACCTGCCGTGACCTGTACATCTCCATGGACGACGAAGGTTTCTGGCTGGCAGAAGTCTCCTCCGACAAGATTTCCGAAGGTAACGAAAAGAACAAGGGCGGTATGTTCCTTGTGGACGACTTCCAGTTCCTTGACGAAGCACAGACCATCAAGAACCCCTATTACGACCGTCTCAACGGCAGCGGTGGTTACCATAACTTCGGTTTCGCTGTTAAGATCCAGGCAACCTTTGAGTATGTTCCGGGACAGTATTTCGACTTCTACGGTGACGACGACGTGTGGGTCTTTATTGACAACCGCCTGGCTGTAGATATCGGTGGTCAGCATCGTCAGGTTGCAGGCGCCGTAGACCTGGATACCATGGGTCTCAAGGTTGGTGAAACCTACAACTTCCACATCTTCTATGTAGAACGCCACGTAAGCTCCTCCAACTTCCGTATGCGTACTTCCATCGACCTGCAGGTGGACGCATCCATCTTTGTCACCTCCGACAGAAAAGGTTCCTCCACCAATTACGACATCTGGCAGATCAACAAGAAGAACAAGCTCTCCTGCGGTTACGATCCGAGCAACACCGAAGTGGACACCACCGGTGGCGCCTCCACGTTCCGCCTCACCGGCGGTAATCTGGAAGAACCTGAAATCCTAGGCATCGGAACTCATTACGAAGGCCTCAAGATTACCAGTGACTCCACCTTCTCCATTGACTCTGCCGCTATCGTGGACAATGCAGCCTTGGCTCCGGGCCACTACTACTTGGAAATTTCCTTGAAGTCTGACCCCAGCCAGACCACCATTATCGAAATTACCATTCCGTCCTACCCGCTCCCCAGCGTCGCCTTCGCAGACGAAAAGTGGAAAGTTCTGGGTAAGGAAATCTCCGGCAACCAGGCAACGATCGGTAGCTGGGCTTACGAAATCTATCCGGTGAACGTCACCTTCTACGAAGACCAGGCAACGGTCAACGACTATAACAGAAAGATCACCGTCAGTGCCTCCAGCCCGCTGATTGATATTATCGACGCCGATGGCAATCCCATTGCCAAGGTGACCTTGAACGACAAGGCTCAGGCAACCTTCTACATCCGTGCTAACGGCGAAGTTACCAATGCAACGATTACTGCAAAGGGTACAGCAGCTGCAGCTTCCTTCTGGAAGAACTTGAGCTTCAAGGAACCGCCGATTCCGCGTATCACTCTCGCCAAGATCTACGACCGTAATGGTGATGGCCGCGGCGACAGCCTCTACGCAAAGTTCGACAAGTCTTTCGACGATTCCAATATTCTTGACTCCATCCAGTTCACCTTTGGTGAAACCTTCAGCGTCATCAGCAGCAAGAATATCAAGAAGGTTTCCGGCAGCGAAATCATCGTCGTGACCGAAGGCGCCTGCGACACATCCTCTGCCTGCGGCTTTGGCTCCAGACAGTTCACCGGTGGCGAAAGCAGCACGCCCTACACCGGTAATATTTCCACCTGGGTTACCTATAAGGAAAATGGTAACAGTCACAAGCTGAAGACCACCAATGATCCTGTGGAAGACGGCATCGGTCCTATTATCGTAAAGGCAACCAAGGAAACCCTGCGCGACGGTAACCGCAAGGTCACTATCACTGTCAGCGAAGCTATTACCGACGACTCCCGCAAGGAATTCTACAAGCAAATGTTCGAATACATCTGCTTCCGTTCCGGCGAGAACAAGCAACCGGAAGATCCTGTACAGCAAGGTGGCAGCGGCAAGACAATTACCATTGTCTTCAGCCCCTCCACTCTGGATGCAGTATTCCCCACCGACGGCGACCAGATCCGTTTCGTTCCTGGAAAGTACGCCGAAGACTTTAACGGAAACGTTCCCCATAAGAACAATCCCTGGGTAACCATCATCGGCGACCAGGAACTGACCAACCAGAGTCCGGGACTTATCGCTGTTGGCGAAGACCCCTATGGAATCATCGCAAATGACGAACCCACCCAGCCCATTGTCATTACCGACACCAAGAAGGATGCACAGCAGATCGGTGACTCTCTCGGCGTTCAAGGTAACCTGATCGACTTCGACATTTCCAAGATCATGGCTGAACAAACTACGAAGGATGTTGCAAAGCTCGACGCCTACATCGCCAAGATTACAGGAGCCTCTTCGGCAGATACCACTTACGAAGTCTCCGAAAAGACTGAAGAAGAAGCTACCCAGCAGCTCTTCTCCGACATCATGACTGGCGATCTCAGCGCCGGCCTCAGTGTAGAAGTTATCGAAGCTATCCAGAAGGGTGAAATCACCAAGGATAACTACTCCAGCAAGATCAAGGGCGAAGACCTTGAAATCGTCAAGGAACTGATCCAGGCAAGTATCGAAAACAGCCGCGACTCTACAGCCATCATTACCCCTGCAACAGTCACTGGCTACGACGATATCTTCCAGCAGATTGCAAGTGGAGCCATTACTGAAAAGGAACTGAAGAAGGCAGGAATCAGCGAAACCCTCATCCAGGCAATCAAGGATGGCGTGCTGACTTCCTCCAATATCGAAAGCTACCGCAGTGGTGAAGAATCCCTGATTTCTGAAAACGCCGTGGTGCTGCAGTACCAGACCCGCTACTACGACCATCTCGGATCCTATGTAGGCGGCAAGGCTGGCACCATCAAGTGTACCGACGATATCTACGGAACTGGCGGCTGTCTCAACAGCAAGGGCAAGCTGTTCCTGGCCTGGAACATGCGTGACCAGAACGGCCGCTTGGCAGCAACCGGCGTCTACATCGCCCGCCTGGAAGTCAAGGTCAAGGTCAACGGCAAGACCACCATCGAGCAGACTCGTGACAAGCTCTGGGGCGTCCGCCGCGGCAAGACCAACAACCTGACCCTCGACTTCTAA